The genomic DNA taaataaaggaaaaaatcaaatgaatttttttacctCTTAAATTCTATTACGGCAAAGGTTTTTTTTACGGACAGAAgccatatttgaaaatatttgattaatttttctatcaaaatatagcATACGCTCTACACGCATAACCTTCTTTATAACGCCATGATAAGacgaaatcttttttttttttgcttttttagatGAACCTCATTTAATTAAACCACTGGAAGAAAATTTAGCGCCTGGAAAATGGAAAAATGGCCTTGCTCTATATATTGAGCCACTTTGGTGCGATCACCTAGGGAGGACCCCTGTGAAAGGAGAAGGCGATAAAGGGATTATCCCGTAGGGTCAGGTTAACCCTCATAATCATATTTTTCGCGGCCCGAACAGGTGTAGCGAATCCGGGGGCCGCAGGCGAAACGGGGAATTAATACGACGCCTGTTTCGCGCTTTATATGTTTTTTCATCCCATTAAACATGTATCATTTCAAACGTAACCCGCGTTCTGACATAACAGTAGCGCACTAAATATACaccataaaatgtttattacgatatttttatctttattaaataatacttccttataagaaatacatacatacatatgtacatatgtatatggaatcatcgcatatatgtacatatttttcaacgGCGAAAATAAGCAAAATCGGATTGGATACAAACATGCGGTCATTTAACCATAGAACTTCGTTTTTATCCACACCttatatatactcgtacatatgcaATCGGTTCCAATTCTccatttttaagtaaaaacaggttaatatgaattgaaaaaaataatcttgtCCAATTGTTTGGGTTCCCCAGAATAAATCTACTAATAACCATAATTAAACcaatgtatatgtcacagtgaaattataattacactgacTTTTCAGTGAACTCATAtctaattacattttcactgggtatagtaATATTGTCACTGCGGAAATTACATACTCAATGGCCCCTTttagtgaaattttaattcttGACAATTGGATGATGGTGAAATGCCATTATTTTAAGATTATTGTAAGTGTGCTACACAAGTTGCGCTACCCCACGTCACAGCCCCGCTCCTCTTCATCCCCTCTCTGATGCCGAACTCGCGCTCACACGCCCTCCCCACAACCCCgttgttggttttatttatttgaggtTAAGTTAAGCTAGGTTAAGTTAGAGTTAGAAGTACGACGTGCACTATCGCATGGTGTATTAAatgacattgagaagtgaatttgtaattatattgttacatccgtactcactgcttgagtcagtgaaattgTAATCTCACaagagaaattataatttcactaacaataacattttcactgtaacatataaatatatatcaatggcATTCCGTCATTAGAGCAGGGGCTCTTCACCTTTGAGATTTAGGAGAATAGTGACGGGGGTTGAccggatttttaaaaataagatttAAGTAGTACATATTTAGGAGTGAAGATGATAATCCCAATTATCAATGTTGGTATTGGTAATTGGGAAAAGAAAAATTCAGTTTGCGAATAACGTGCTGATCTTACCCGGCCCAATTTAGCcccgattttcgattatttTGAACAATATTGGCGTTTTTGCCGATTGACTTGCTTTTAGTCCAGCTTCGGCGAGACGATGTCGGATAGTTATATGTAGatgatatttcaatttaatctaCTTTAAATTGATCTTGGATCATTTTATTCGTAGCAAAGAAATTCCTGGTTGCTATAATcatttttcgatccacacgtGGGATAAATTTGCGTTTATCGCCACAATTCGCGCGCTTATTGATCATAGGATCAATGCTATTTtgaaattggacattaattttCCCTCATTGTTGCAATTTCGTGGATAGAATGGTTTTGAGTTTTTAATAATGCAACAATGGCGATTATTTTTTCCCGAGGAATATCTCTTTTTCAACCTATTTAAAAACCCAAAGCAAATATTTGATAGagaattcaaataatataataaaaaaaattaaataacaaacgTCAAATtacttgaaaattataatataactgCAGCAAAAGAAAAACCACGTCTTTGTTATGGAAATAACTACAAATTTCTATATATACGCACGTGTTCAGtaatcaaatttcaaaagcaAACTGTAATCTCccatttcaaatttgtttaacTTTCTTTCGAAGAAAACTGTTACACAAAatctttttttgaatttttacagtTGATAATAAAGAGGAGCGTACAAAAATAATGAACTCTAAAGGGGCTGCAGcgaggtacatatatatgtatgtacatatttatagccATTCCTATTGCGAACAAAACCTGCATACTGGGTGTCCGTAACAACCTGGCTATCGTCTGTAATACTATCGACAAAAAAATTCTAACTATGTATTAGTATAGACTTAATTTGTACATTATTGTACATCGAAAACAGGGAATTTTGTAATTTGGTAAACAGCTTAGGTTGAAAAAGACGTTCTGTAtcacaaaattatataaacactAGTTTTATGcatgttgaaatttcaacgggtgctttcggattgatacatgatttaaaataaagttacagtatgaatagtaatacttaatcggaatcggaactgaaacagaaatcgggaatcagttatgccaattaaattatgcaataaaaaatcataagaaaattaaaaaacccGAATCGAATTCGAAATTGGAATCggattatatgaaaattacgtatttttacaacgcgtgacgtaagcaaaaatgtatgtttaatttacaaaacccaatacccacaattatgtataaacacacCCCGGTCATTGATTTTGCAACcttgaatatttcaaattacatacatatatgtatattaaatttagaacgGTTCCTTTGTCAGCCGTCGTGGTTTAATAGTCTCCAGCGCAGTCGAGCTGACGGATGGGCCCAAGTTCGACTCACGGTCGAGACATAtcgaattcattttatttttcaaatatcgttaaaatataaattaatttcatttaaagatatatatttaattgtttaatatgaaaacaaaaaaaaatggttcaaaatcggCATTTGCTATAATACGGAACATTTTTTCCAACTTAAGTTGTTTCCAAATTCTAAAATTCGCTGTTATCAATATATTCTAGTGTAAACATACCTTGTGaacaatgaaaaatatcaaaaaaatcaatgtaaATTAGTATGCTACAttgaaaatacacaattttGTATGGTATGTACAGATCTGACTCAATCGACTGTAATTATTTTCTCAGTATGAAATGTTTCAGATCAAAAAAGTTGAAGAACCATTCAAAACTCATTACAACAAGGCTTTCATCCGCAAATTCTCAGTGCACGCAATAAAATACTGGCAAACGATTTACAATTCCGATGGAAATTCGAAACACCGCTCGAAGGTTTTAGCACGCATTGTAACCCTTTGCGTGCGATTACAACGAGGTGAAAGTAATGCGTCGTTATCTCAAAGAGCCGAACGCGGCCATTTTCGCACGCTTCGTAAATTGCTCACGGCAATTGTTACATAAATATTGCGAGGTCGCGAAACCCCACAAAAGAGGAAAACGACCCAACGACCAACCCCAGAACCGAAAgtacactatatgtacatatatgtactatatgttcatatgtacatataaagaggCTGTGAAGTCAGAATCAAAGCTGAAATGAGTATTTTTGATTGAGACAAAATCTGTCATCATAAATTTTAAACGAGCTAGAATAAATCTTAAACCAAAATTGTTAAATGGTGGAAACTATTATATTACTTGCTCATTCTTGCAAATTAATCTCGCCAAATAAGCATTATCTCCCTACCTAATGTAATAATGGTTGtagcttatttttttataaagtttgcgttttcaatatataatacatagattacACGATATTTAACATTCAACAAACAGCGATAATTATCTTAAATATCTTTTTACAAtgatattaatttcatatttttaaattttaatattttttgttatatttaatatcaaaaacatatttttaaattgaaattattgaattacattaatgttattcaataatttcgcaaaacattaaatataatgttttgcataacaatatttaaaaacttccatataaacatgtatcaacatcataatttattgaaaaagactTATTGTAGAATACAAAATTATTCTTGGTGACATGAAGTTGCGAATCTCCAAGAGGCCATCAGCACCAATAGTATGagctaaaatattatttaaggttaagaatcgtacatacatacatatatgcccaTACAAACCATCACCTTCAATTATATTCGTGTTGAGTGTATTGTTTAAGTCTCCTTTTTGGCATAATTTCGTCTCCATAATATTAAATACCTGAAAATGGCTTATAAAcaatagtatgtataatatactaataaaagatcgtaaaatatcgcaaggcggtttaaaaatagttaaaatccTTGCGGAACGGTCAGTTTTAGATTTAAAGGCGAAAATCACAAACACAACACACCGCAAAGAACTgtcaaactatttatttattttatttattgaaaaatcaacagacaacaggatgtacatagatatgtataaaaaacaaatagtaaatatataatatatgtaacatccgagtccaataacagatttttacaaagattataaaaaaaaatgaaaaactaagTATTGTGAAAGTACCGCTAGCAGCGTAGGTAGTCATAAAAATCGAATGTACGGCCAGCATCTTCTGACGATCGCTTATATCACTATCAACATTCAcaacaatatgagtgacctaaatataaaatatagagtgaattataggcgtttaaacaattaaaatctgatatggccatatcacggcaaACAGGTTACAAGATAAGTGACAACGCTTGTTGACGTTAAATAGACGTCAGGCAAGTCTACGGgctccgtttttaaaacgcgttgtatacgatattttatctccaacgtaatggcagacgatacattaacgtatattgatgaccaaaatgagcaatatggctcattttggtcatttttcaagtatgaaaacgatcggataagagataagagatataaaaaattaccacacacgaaaaccatgtgaactgtataagaggtatgtaaaaatataaacaaaaaaaagaatagggaaaaaacgatcggaacagtGTGTACAAATGCGGTAATGTGGATAATagtcaccgagaaagatgatggagtattttcaaacgtgtctattacgattatttttcaccatcgtaatagcGGATTTCATTTCCACATATAATGATGAcgaaaccgagcaaaatggcaaagaacctaagataagaacccaaatttcgtcaggcgaaaaaatcgaaagtgaagtaagaagaggctagtaataaaaaaatgctgatggcctgtaatacgtttagtctagttttccgagattctagacatatcgaattaaaataagtaataacattttgtgaattaattcaaacttcccaatattatattatgttttgttagtatattgtaaatattttgcttttgttaaatttaaattaaagaaaaaacaaaaattatcaacaaaatatttcaatctacatatacatattatacaaatgaaACAAGATATTTctaagaaataaatttttattaaaaatgtacagAAACAGCCTCCGGTGAAGTTTCCGTCAgagttttgtattaaaattatatataaccaaactttgtattttatacaGGAAAGCGTTGGTTTTTTTAActtcattttcattttgttcCAACACCATTTAACATTTGACTAaagatttatttgaattcaaaatacatatagtattcTTAAATTCTAAATTACTCTTTATACAATGAAGTATGTCAAGCTTCAGGTGTGACCATATTTCTTTCtcaacacttacatacatatgtatgtacatatatcaaaaaaaaataataagagtacattttaaattatttatttcaaccaATTCATCGATACAGAGATTACATGCGTTGCTTCACGAGGACTTAAAACGTTGGCAACGCGTTTCCATTGACGAGAATTCACGTCATATTCTTGAACATCTGCCACCAAACCTTTATTCGGTACTGCTCCTCCTGAAACACATACacgtgtatttaaaaattttagttgcatattttctcaaatttaaatttgaaaaacataatCTAATTTTTCACCGATGGCAAGTAAGTTTTTTCCAAAAGCTCCCATTCCAACTGCATACCGTAGCTCGGGAAATTCCCCGACAATAGACCAGGTGTTTTGTGTAGGATCGTAACGTTCAAGCGAAGAGTAAGTTATCAGACTAGGACTGTACCCGCTTCGACCACAAAGAGCATATAAAAATCCATTGAGAGCAGCtatctataataaaattaaatccttGGTTGcttttatacatatgataaGCGCTCGTATATTTTTACCTTTCTTTCTCCTCCAACAAAACATTCGTAACTAgcaaaaacaaacatttttaaaaatagctcTATCGTTTTGCAGTCTtatagaataaattattttattaataatacaaaaccACTCACTCCAGGCCAGTTTCTTTTAACCAGCATTGCAGAACAACTTCTCCATTTTCCGTTCGCAGGGCAAAACGCTTCTGTAGCTCCAGAAGCTGTGCCGCCAGCCCAACCACCAACAGTATAAAATTCATCTCCTAAAATAGCTACTCCATAGCATTCTCTAGGTGTTATCATAGGCGTAGAAAAAGTCCACAGCTTCGAATCAGGATCCCATCTTCAAACCGCATAACGCTCATCATTTGCATAATCCAATCAAATCAATAACCTATTTTACTAATGTACAACCTTTCCATTGTAGATAAAGGCTTATCCTGTCCTTCATCTTCCGTCAAATGTGCCTGAGATCGACGGTCATCTCTACCACCAGCGATGTATACAAAGCCTCCAATATACACAGCTGGAACGTGAGTTCTCGCAGTTTGTAGAGAAGGTAACACCGTCTTAACTTTCGTGTTAACATTGTAACTTTCCACctgaaatgatattttatttttaaatgagacaaatttgcatcattttaaAGCTCGCAATTACTGACCGTATTCACAGCTTTTTCTCCACGATAGCCACCTATAATTAAGAGCAAATCGTTCAATAGCACCGCGCCGAAAGCTCGTCTGTCAACACTCATATCGAACAGTGAAATCCATTCGTTTTTAAAGGgatcaaaaatttcaacaatcgACGATCGCTAAAAATGATAACAGCAATTAAAATTTACACCACATATTTAAGATAcaataatttcgtatttttctcattttgtaACATTAgtattagatttattataatattaggcTACAAACGTTTTGATTGAACGAACCAACGATGATTACAGTGTTTGCAGATTGTCTGGCTTTCGTCTGTGAAGGTTTCAAAGTTTTACTATTGGGCAATAATATCCATTGCAAAGTATTTGTTATCATCTGATGGCACTTTGACAAGGTGCCACAGAACGGCTGAACTTCGTTGAAAATCGCCTGAAATAAATCAGGATTTAAAAAAGCAATTATCTTtcttttgtattatgtattgaaCTTACTTCGTTTGGAATAAACGGCAATCTTATGCATTCCATCAATGGCATGACGTATTGACTTCGATCTTCTTTGTGCATTATCCATCGCTTAACACAGCTGAAAACTACGGCTTCTGAAGAGACGTTCAGAAAGTCACTTTCCAACACACGTTTTAATTGATTGATCTCAATTTCCAAAAATTCACCAGACTTAGAAACCTGTGAAAAATCGATCGAAACAATGAAAAAACTCACGCTCGATATAGTTCAATGTATGAAACATCTCGCTTACTTCGTCAAAATTCATTTTAACGTAATCGAATACATAACTTTGAAAAGTCATGTTAGAATGTGAGTTTGCGACGTTCAAAAACTGTATGCAGTTTTTTATGTTGATCAAATTCTTCATGAACTCAAAGCAACTTCCCaccaatgtttgtaattgaaatAATGCAGCAACTGATAGTATGTTCATCACTGTGTTCTCATTCAAATCTACTTAAAATAAACGCTTGAAAATGTTCCAATAGAATTAAAGCAATATTAAAaagcaatatttttattacttataattCCAGTGTAGCAATATTCCAAAACTATTTGCGTGGCTTCGGAATCTACATTTTGAATTGGAATTTCTCTTGGTGACGATTCATCCATgaacataaatttgaaataatcacTACATCCCGCTAAAACGAGACTATGCACTTTGtgtctaaaattttaatataaattttgaaccaatatacatatcatataattaataatatttaagttATTATCTCAAAGTAACCTCATTCCGTTGAACAGCAATGAAACATCGCACATTTTCCCATTCGACATTAGCTCATACATTCGCTCCAAACACTCAGAAGAATGTCTTTCATTGCGAATAATTTTAACATGAGCAATTGAGTCGCACATTTAAACTTCGACGAAAAAAACACGACTATACAATGTATGCTATTCAATGAAATTAGACTGGAAAACGCGTGAAATGATTCTGTAACCACACTGCGAAATGGTCTACGAAAATATAACTATGAAATTGCTAAGTAACATTTTACAGCGCTTCTAAAACAGTAATTGAGTTATTTCCTCGAAACAGACGGTGTTTtgtttatgaattttaattatataacatTTCGTATagttgttaatattattatagatattgGTACTTAATGATTATAAGATTCAATTTGGCTTCTAGATAAGTTATTGTCTTTATTCTTTTGATCCCCTTCATGCACTcattcattttgtatttttagttaatacattcattattatacatgtacagTTCATACATTGATTATTATTCAtatagaaaaatacattaattttgtatttttacttaattttgcaagtatacatacatacatacatacatacatagtataaaaaaatatatgatattttttgatCGTACGAAAATTTagccttgagattttgactgatttgatcAGAATCGATTTCTGAAAAAATGTCTGTGTGTGCTAAATATTGTGTAGATAATTCGAATACTATTAATCCTATCATACTGAAACAGttactgaaatatttattattacaatgtaaattttttttcagttctaTCTACAGTTTGAGAAGTACTTATCACAAGGATAAGATAGCGGTCAGTGTGAccacatctatatatataaaattcaaagctacaattttatcaaaataatacgATACAATCGAAAACAAATTTTGATATGCGTCAGATAGTGATAAATTCatcacaaaagaaaaaaaaaacaataattttgaaacaaattttattttttatgtaatgtgTTTGCCGGggttaatttttttaacgaGATTAAGAggaattgatataatatttgaaactttTCTTCCAATCTTCAGCGGCGCAAGACTTTTCCACTGATTGGCTTCGCTGTCGTATTCTTCTACATCATTCAAAGCGTCGGAATCCGTTGCGCCACctgaaagtgaaaaaaattttttttcaagagtttatttgaatttcaacaTATTTCAAGTGTTGTTTGCATCCGGGATCTCACCGACGACAACTAGGTTTCCTCTCAAAACACCGGCTGCAACTCCGTATCGAAGGGAGCTGATGTTGGCTACAAAGGACCACTTATCTAAATTTGGGTCGTATCGTTCCACGCTAGAGTACTTTAGAGCAGTGTGAGTGTTATTATCACGACCACCTATGGCATACAAATAACCACCAACAGAAGCCACCTAATACAGAATAAACAATcattaattcaatattaaaatcatattataaGAACCAGGTGGCGCGACCcctgtttttattacaaaactcGGCTGTAGTCAAGGAATTTTTCGTTTTCATCATGACATgttgtacaattttattttctttctaaGATATTTCCTCTTCCCGAACATTCCAATAAGGAGCTATTACTTAGGGGCCTGCGCCACTGTGTGTGTTCAAAATACAAAGGCTTACCCCAGGCCACATCCTTTTGGCGTGCATTGAAGCACATTGTCTCCACTTTCCAATTCCAGGACAAAATGCTTCAGTAGTACCGATTGCATTCGTATTGAAACCCCCTACTACAAATATCTCATTGCCCATTGTGGACGCACCACACCCGTATCTAACTGTAGACATAGGAGTGACGTAAGTCCAGGAGCCGGTTTCTGAATTCCATCTGTTGAGAATTGATGttgtatatagtacatatattacatatatacatatctcgggtatatataggtatatacttgCCTTTCTACAGTGTCAAGAGGTCCTGCAATATCTCGACCTCCAATGATGTATACGGAGTTACCCAAAACAACCGTAGCTGCATATCCACGACTTGTTTGCAATGGCGTCATCGGCATTAGAATTCCAGTTTTCAGATCGAAGCTCTCCACCTAATTATATTGCAAGTTAAATTTGAATCggtaaattacatatatcgtaagttaatttcattaaactaccatatatgtataactggAGTTAATGAGTCCACCGATGAGTAACAACTTTTCATCGAACAAAACGGCACTGAAGTGTCGTCTTTCAAACTTGAATTTCAACACAGTCGACCATTCTTTCTTgacaaaatcgtaaaattccaCATAAGGAGATCCCTAAATTTGACGTCGActgattaatgatttttttgcaaatattttagtACTTTGAAAAAGCACTCTACTTACAGCGGTTGTCCACGATCCAATGACTAGAATCGTCGACAGCGGTTTTCGTGGTTCAGTTCTGAAAGATTTCAGCTGATTCTTTCTGCTGGGAAGAATTCGCCACTGTATAGCCTCGGTCACGAAGCCTTCGCAATGAGCTTCCAAACCACACATGGGCTTCACTTCGTCCAACAAAACTTGCGGTGGCAGAAGCGGCAGCTTCACAAACTCGAATATTGATCCCAGATGACGTGTTCTTTGAGAAGGATCGTGGGCATGCCATTTTTTGACGCAAGATAGCACTGCCATCTCTGAGAGTACGTTCAATTCTGACTTAAGAAGATCTGTGATTGTCTGAGCGtccaattttacaaaattttccgAAAGAACTACCTAAATATACaaaccaaacaaaaaaaaattagcaacagttcaactacatacatatcttcataCTTTACGTCTAAAAGAACTACCTCTTCAAAATTAATTTGAGCATACTTTAATCCAGCTTTTACTAAGTTTGGACAATACATTTTACCGAGTTCAAGAACGTCAACACAATTACTGGAATTTATAGATGGCTCTAAAAATTTACAACAAGCTTCCACTACTGAGTTCAATTGAAGCAAATATGCAGCCGAAATTATACTTTTTGCCGTATTTTCACgtatatctataataaaaaaaacaacttacatatttagtgtaactaatatttcaaaatgaataaaatttctaAACCTATAGTTCCCGTATAACAAAACTCAATCAATTTCTTCATAGCGTCAGAGTCCACATTCTGAATTTCGATTTCTTTTATATCGGCAGAATTTCCATCAACATTCAATTTGAAGTAATCACTAGATCCGGCCATCACAACACAGTGTACATCACAactggaaaaataaattaaatcaaattcgaattctaaaaataaaatacgattgTTGTCAAAGATCTCTCACATTTCCCCGTTGAATTTGATTCGTAAATCACAATATTGTTGACCTAGCATCAGCTCGTACATTCGGCCCAAATTCCAAATTGGATGCTGGAGATCCTTGAACAATTCCACTCTGCCCAAATCACACATTGTCACTGCTATAATTATTGTGTGAAAAATCAATACAACGAACTAAATTGATGTTTACTCAATTTaaacattctacatacatatgtacttacgcaTCCTTCCGTAACTTTTATacgagtaaataaatatattttcgaaatCTCCTCTTTATAATGCGGTTATCGTTTTTACATTAattattctatattattatacatatatttaaccaCATAAAGATACTCTGGACAATTCCTGTTGTTTATTTAGACATTTCGTATATTGGCCTGTACAAACATGTTTGTTTTTCACATTAGCTAAATATCTCATTTTAATctatttcatttacatatatgtacatatataagtatgtttTGGGATGTGGTTTtaattatgtttgtatataaaataaacgcatttttttttctaagatAATGTTATCTTTTTCTTGTATCGTTACTAATTTTTCGTAATTGAACAAAAATTCTCGCATTTTCTCGAACGTCTTCCTCGTTTATTTATAATCTGTCTAATTTTCAACAGTAATTAATCTGTCGTGAAATACATAAATCTTAGGTCTATAATATAATGAACGTTTTTACACcgtttatatttttacacagaCATCTAAAGAAAATACCCTAAaacaattcagaaaaaaattgcTGATTTCGATGAAAGACGGTatagaattaaatattttatccgAAACCACACAGTAAATATTTGCCACATCAATCAGGATTGAACCCCCTAGTTTTCTATCACTAGCAAACAAATTTGTTAGACACATTAGCGACAGAACATTTACTATGgctatatgatattatattaattttagctttatatttttttaattctatgcATATGTGACTGACGAAATttctattttattcaaatatattttttttataaaacgaaCATTTGTATAGTTGAGTATTTGTAAAGTATTATGTATTTTccgttgtaatatattatgactagttggaatatattccgtctaacccacgtgagTTGATTGATATgttgaattacattccaaccggTAAAAATATaccacaactgaaaatacagctcAACTAAAAGTTGGTTCCAGGAtaaatggagaggttaggtttttgtgaaaacgtcacttcgctagtaaatttattttgaaagtcacatttttgtttttaacacattcttagagtcatcataatatatgtagtactcATTATCTTTATTCCTAAATTATTaacacattattgaattctaaaaattcgtaaaaacatcagagctgccAAAActaaactgttatattacacttggcgcacattgttgaaattgtatttGCGTTTGTAGAGTTACAATGTACTACTTGTATTCGAacatgaatgacctaaaacgccagttatTACAACCAAAAATACACTTAAATTGTAACATGTATACTAATTTTAATACTTGg from Arctopsyche grandis isolate Sample6627 chromosome 1, ASM5162203v2, whole genome shotgun sequence includes the following:
- the LOC143912814 gene encoding kelch-like protein 12 isoform X1, with protein sequence MCDSIAHVKIIRNERHSSECLERMYELMSNGKMCDVSLLFNGMRHKVHSLVLAGCSDYFKFMFMDESSPREIPIQNVDSEATQIVLEYCYTGIIIDLNENTVMNILSVAALFQLQTLVGSCFEFMKNLINIKNCIQFLNVANSHSNMTFQSYVFDYVKMNFDEVSKSGEFLEIEINQLKRVLESDFLNVSSEAVVFSCVKRWIMHKEDRSQYVMPLMECIRLPFIPNEAIFNEVQPFCGTLSKCHQMITNTLQWILLPNSKTLKPSQTKARQSANTVIIVGSFNQNRSSIVEIFDPFKNEWISLFDMSVDRRAFGAVLLNDLLLIIGGYRGEKAVNTVESYNVNTKVKTVLPSLQTARTHVPAVYIGGFVYIAGGRDDRRSQAHLTEDEGQDKPLSTMERWDPDSKLWTFSTPMITPRECYGVAILGDEFYTVGGWAGGTASGATEAFCPANGKWRSCSAMLVKRNWPGIAALNGFLYALCGRSGYSPSLITYSSLERYDPTQNTWSIVGEFPELRYAVGMGAFGKNLLAIGGAVPNKGLVADVQEYDVNSRQWKRVANVLSPREATHVISVSMNWLK
- the LOC143912814 gene encoding kelch-like protein 12 isoform X2, which translates into the protein MCDSIAHVKIIRNERHSSECLERMYELMSNGKMCDVSLLFNGMRHKVHSLVLAGCSDYFKFMFMDESSPREIPIQNVDSEATQIVLEYCYTGIINLNENTVMNILSVAALFQLQTLVGSCFEFMKNLINIKNCIQFLNVANSHSNMTFQSYVFDYVKMNFDEVSKSGEFLEIEINQLKRVLESDFLNVSSEAVVFSCVKRWIMHKEDRSQYVMPLMECIRLPFIPNEAIFNEVQPFCGTLSKCHQMITNTLQWILLPNSKTLKPSQTKARQSANTVIIVGSFNQNRSSIVEIFDPFKNEWISLFDMSVDRRAFGAVLLNDLLLIIGGYRGEKAVNTVESYNVNTKVKTVLPSLQTARTHVPAVYIGGFVYIAGGRDDRRSQAHLTEDEGQDKPLSTMERWDPDSKLWTFSTPMITPRECYGVAILGDEFYTVGGWAGGTASGATEAFCPANGKWRSCSAMLVKRNWPGIAALNGFLYALCGRSGYSPSLITYSSLERYDPTQNTWSIVGEFPELRYAVGMGAFGKNLLAIGGAVPNKGLVADVQEYDVNSRQWKRVANVLSPREATHVISVSMNWLK
- the LOC143921198 gene encoding kelch-like protein 5 gives rise to the protein MPVTMCDLGRVELFKDLQHPIWNLGRMYELMLGQQYCDLRIKFNGEICDVHCVVMAGSSDYFKLNVDGNSADIKEIEIQNVDSDAMKKLIEFCYTGTIDIRENTAKSIISAAYLLQLNSVVEACCKFLEPSINSSNCVDVLELGKMYCPNLVKAGLKYAQINFEEVVLSENFVKLDAQTITDLLKSELNVLSEMAVLSCVKKWHAHDPSQRTRHLGSIFEFVKLPLLPPQVLLDEVKPMCGLEAHCEGFVTEAIQWRILPSRKNQLKSFRTEPRKPLSTILVIGSWTTAGSPYVEFYDFVKKEWSTVLKFKFERRHFSAVLFDEKLLLIGGLINSSYTYMVESFDLKTGILMPMTPLQTSRGYAATVVLGNSVYIIGGRDIAGPLDTVERWNSETGSWTYVTPMSTVRYGCGASTMGNEIFVVGGFNTNAIGTTEAFCPGIGKWRQCASMHAKRMWPGVASVGGYLYAIGGRDNNTHTALKYSSVERYDPNLDKWSFVANISSLRYGVAAGVLRGNLVVVGGATDSDALNDVEEYDSEANQWKSLAPLKIGRKVSNIISIPLNLVKKINPGKHIT